A stretch of the Oceanicola sp. D3 genome encodes the following:
- a CDS encoding type 1 glutamine amidotransferase domain-containing protein: MPRIEDAKILMIATNGFEQSELEFPRDQLRAKGATVHVATLDGKPITGWEGANWGREAEADAEISSVASADYDALVIPGGQINPDLLRVEIDVLKLVRDFHDTGKTIAAVCHAPWVLIEAGIVEGREMTCYNSIKTDLKNAGAHYVDREVVADNGIVTSRKPDDLKAFVSKIVEEIEEGEHSRKAA, from the coding sequence ATGCCCCGCATCGAAGACGCAAAGATTCTGATGATCGCCACCAACGGCTTCGAGCAGTCCGAGCTCGAATTTCCGCGTGACCAACTCCGCGCCAAGGGGGCCACGGTTCATGTGGCCACGCTTGACGGCAAGCCGATCACTGGTTGGGAAGGCGCCAACTGGGGCCGAGAGGCCGAGGCAGACGCCGAAATCTCTAGCGTTGCCTCTGCCGATTATGACGCCCTCGTCATCCCCGGCGGCCAGATCAACCCCGACCTGCTGCGCGTCGAGATCGACGTGCTCAAGCTGGTGCGCGATTTCCACGACACCGGCAAAACCATTGCCGCCGTCTGCCACGCCCCTTGGGTGCTGATCGAGGCTGGCATTGTCGAGGGCCGCGAGATGACCTGCTACAATTCCATCAAGACCGACCTGAAGAACGCAGGCGCTCATTACGTCGACCGCGAAGTGGTGGCCGACAATGGAATCGTGACCTCTCGCAAGCCTGACGACCTCAAGGCCTTCGTCTCCAAGATCGTTGAGGAGATCGAAGAAGGCGAACATTCCCGCAAGGCGGCCTGA